In the genome of Paenibacillus pabuli, one region contains:
- a CDS encoding tetratricopeptide repeat protein, translated as MNDMLDEIIKRYPSAEGLNKQELLQKWNLLKRMSDGMIDEWLMFEEKMSQVREKELDKPASLAPEQEAVTALPELHLECFSRGQGYFKLQMYPQAIMQFSRVVTDYPETALTRFYLALAHLNLEQTEEAGIHLQRIMHLNGSPRLKGLVCNVLGCIEAKLANPEGACSLFAQALQYDPTLTEPLYNMEACRLNSGKLQYANQLTALN; from the coding sequence TGAAGGCCTAAACAAACAGGAACTGCTGCAAAAGTGGAATTTGCTGAAGCGGATGAGCGACGGGATGATTGATGAGTGGCTGATGTTTGAAGAAAAAATGAGCCAGGTGAGGGAAAAGGAGCTGGATAAGCCTGCTTCCCTTGCACCTGAACAGGAAGCTGTTACCGCACTGCCCGAACTGCATCTGGAGTGCTTCAGTCGCGGTCAGGGATATTTCAAGCTTCAAATGTACCCGCAGGCGATTATGCAATTTTCCAGAGTTGTGACCGACTATCCGGAAACTGCACTGACTCGTTTTTATCTGGCTCTGGCTCATCTTAACCTGGAACAAACCGAGGAAGCTGGGATACACTTGCAGCGGATTATGCACCTGAACGGTTCGCCAAGATTGAAAGGACTCGTATGTAACGTCCTGGGCTGTATTGAGGCCAAACTTGCGAACCCTGAAGGAGCATGTTCACTATTTGCGCAGGCGCTTCAGTATGACCCGACGTTGACCGAACCGCTGTATAACATGGAAGCCTGTCGTTTGAACAGCGGAAAATTGCAATATGCAAATCAGCTGACTGCCTTAAATTAA
- a CDS encoding amidohydrolase — protein MTTNRWVIHNGKFAVSEGTNWKVVKGYMVIENDKIVHIGETLPEGDENLTKVDGKGLLFLPGLINTHGHAAMSLLRGHGDDLALQVWLQEKMWPMEAKMTSEDVYWGTSLSVLEMLKGGTTAFLDMYDHMDQVAKVVEQSGVRAALARGVIGLCSEEEQQRKLEESAAFARQWNGQADGRITTVISPHAPYTCPPDYIEKLVQVAHDLNLPLHTHMSETLREVEQNVADYGLRPVAHLEKLGFFSRPSLVAHAVHLNDEEIEILARHDVAVSHNPGSNLKLASGVARVPDLLKAGVTVSLGTDGPASNNNLDMFEEMRLAALIHKGVSGDPTAVPAGEALLLGTSYGAKSIFLNNTGALQAGMKADFIALNIEQAHFYPHTDLISHTIYSASAKDVEHVWVDGKQVVKHGECLTMDEERILRESQLAFDSLLAR, from the coding sequence ATGACGACAAATAGATGGGTCATTCACAACGGCAAATTTGCCGTGAGTGAGGGCACGAATTGGAAAGTAGTCAAAGGTTACATGGTCATCGAGAATGACAAGATTGTGCATATTGGTGAGACGTTGCCGGAAGGAGACGAAAACCTGACAAAGGTGGACGGAAAAGGACTGCTCTTCTTGCCGGGTCTGATCAATACGCATGGTCACGCAGCGATGTCGCTTCTGAGAGGCCATGGTGATGATCTGGCGTTACAAGTATGGTTGCAGGAGAAAATGTGGCCAATGGAAGCCAAAATGACGTCTGAAGACGTATATTGGGGCACGTCGCTATCCGTGCTTGAAATGTTGAAGGGCGGTACAACGGCGTTTCTGGATATGTATGATCATATGGATCAGGTGGCGAAAGTGGTGGAACAATCCGGCGTTCGGGCTGCTCTGGCACGTGGAGTAATCGGTCTTTGCTCAGAAGAAGAACAACAGCGCAAACTGGAAGAGTCCGCAGCATTTGCCCGTCAATGGAATGGACAAGCAGATGGAAGAATTACAACTGTAATCTCTCCACACGCACCTTACACTTGCCCTCCGGATTACATAGAGAAGCTGGTACAGGTAGCTCATGACCTGAATCTGCCTTTGCATACGCATATGTCTGAGACGCTTCGTGAAGTGGAGCAGAACGTGGCTGATTACGGACTGCGTCCGGTTGCACATCTGGAGAAATTGGGCTTCTTCTCCCGTCCATCTCTGGTTGCGCATGCAGTGCATCTGAATGATGAAGAGATCGAGATTCTCGCACGGCATGATGTAGCCGTTTCCCACAATCCAGGCAGTAACCTGAAACTGGCTTCGGGTGTTGCGCGTGTACCTGATCTGCTGAAAGCAGGCGTGACCGTGTCCCTGGGAACAGACGGTCCGGCAAGTAACAATAACTTGGATATGTTTGAAGAGATGAGACTGGCTGCATTGATTCATAAAGGGGTATCCGGTGACCCTACGGCAGTTCCAGCAGGGGAAGCGCTGCTGCTCGGAACTTCGTACGGTGCCAAATCCATTTTCCTGAACAATACAGGTGCTCTGCAAGCAGGCATGAAGGCCGACTTCATCGCGCTGAACATCGAACAAGCCCATTTCTATCCTCATACGGATCTAATTTCCCATACGATCTACTCGGCATCGGCCAAAGATGTGGAGCATGTGTGGGTAGATGGTAAACAAGTGGTTAAACATGGGGAGTGTCTTACAATGGATGAAGAGCGTATTCTGCGTGAGTCTCAACTGGCATTTGACAGTCTGCTTGCCCGTTAA
- the dinG gene encoding ATP-dependent DNA helicase DinG, with product MKFAVLDFETTGTQSDGEIIQAGLAIIDHDYSITQIYSSYVNPGVPIPPFITGLTGITDEDVADAPSLEEMMMEMVPLLDDVVLVGHNVAFDFHFLQNALDRCGYLPFTGRILDTIDFLKITFPSLGSYQLGYVSSEFGFQHDRPHQADSDALATAFVLLKCLDELRAFPLITIQRLSDLFAPEDSDLGWFFDGLRTEKESEPIQDLDGHTYYRQLALNVSDWTDIGSPRDERQGNPLEGVSFEQFMDQVRDNLKETLDHYEEREAQTQMFSSVRQALDEEKHLLIEAGTGTGKSLGYLLPAIYESVKQEQKVMVSTHTINLQEQLRERDIPMLTQVVPFPFKAAVFKGRGHYLCLRKFEHKINKREFATPKEDYFTAAQMIVWLTQTESGDDEELNLSGRGGDFWETVQSESESCLGRSCPWFRKCFYHRAKHEAGLSDIVITNHSKLFTDVKAAHQLLPAYESLVIDEAHHLEDVAGKHLGLHMKYFTLVHTLTRLFKDSRNGQLPMLRSQLSGHENSVQWGSMIDQMFPLAVEVKEMWDRLSDTLFGLLPERSDASPGETGQFSLRLKPSQKPAKWQELQDAENQIYVTLGDLIRKGDKLLLEVKEDQDDYQSDSLITDISGLLKDLATIKDNLRFFMRMDDANTVYWMEASGQFRSKSLQLYAVPVDVSAQLKDMFFDKKKSVVLTSATLSVDKSFQFMIEQLGLQEAAENNRLLTSMLPSPFNYREQALLVIPRDFPSVKGSVGDAHFVDMLVHSLAETAIATRGRMMVLFTSYRMLRQVYDPLKEALSGNDISLLGQGVDSGSRSKLTRRFQDAKATVLLGTSSFWEGVDIPGEALTCLAIVRLPFQPPNHPLVEAKSELLQQQKKNPFMKLSVPQAVIRFKQGFGRLVRTGKDRGIVIVYDTRVIEAYYGKYFLYSLPGPKMEHMLTEQMVPRISEWLERPADEQQ from the coding sequence ATGAAATTTGCCGTATTGGATTTCGAAACAACCGGCACGCAGTCCGACGGTGAGATAATACAGGCCGGACTTGCCATCATAGATCATGACTACAGCATAACTCAAATATATAGTTCTTATGTGAACCCAGGTGTACCGATTCCTCCGTTTATTACGGGGTTAACCGGTATTACTGATGAAGATGTGGCGGATGCTCCCTCATTGGAAGAGATGATGATGGAGATGGTTCCGCTGCTGGACGATGTTGTACTTGTTGGACACAACGTTGCTTTTGATTTTCATTTTCTTCAAAATGCACTCGATCGCTGTGGTTACTTGCCATTTACCGGAAGGATTCTGGATACGATTGATTTCCTCAAGATCACGTTCCCGTCACTGGGCTCTTATCAGCTTGGTTATGTGTCATCCGAATTCGGGTTTCAGCACGACCGCCCTCATCAGGCAGACAGTGATGCTCTTGCGACAGCTTTTGTATTACTGAAGTGTCTCGATGAGCTGCGTGCGTTTCCTCTCATCACGATTCAGCGCCTCAGTGATCTGTTTGCGCCAGAAGACAGTGACTTGGGTTGGTTCTTCGACGGATTGCGTACAGAGAAAGAATCAGAGCCGATTCAGGATCTGGATGGTCATACGTATTACCGTCAGCTCGCCCTGAACGTAAGTGACTGGACCGATATAGGCTCACCACGAGATGAGCGACAGGGTAACCCGCTGGAAGGCGTAAGCTTTGAGCAGTTTATGGATCAGGTTAGAGATAACCTGAAGGAGACACTGGACCATTATGAGGAGCGTGAGGCGCAAACTCAGATGTTCAGCAGTGTACGACAAGCATTGGATGAAGAGAAACATCTATTAATCGAAGCTGGAACGGGTACAGGTAAATCACTTGGTTATTTGTTGCCTGCCATCTATGAAAGTGTGAAACAGGAACAGAAAGTCATGGTCAGCACACATACCATCAACCTGCAGGAGCAATTGAGAGAACGGGATATACCTATGCTGACCCAAGTGGTTCCGTTCCCGTTCAAGGCAGCGGTGTTCAAAGGACGGGGGCATTATCTGTGTCTTCGCAAATTTGAGCATAAAATCAATAAACGTGAGTTCGCTACACCGAAAGAGGATTATTTTACAGCAGCTCAGATGATTGTCTGGCTTACCCAGACGGAGTCTGGAGACGATGAGGAGCTTAATCTAAGCGGGCGCGGAGGAGACTTCTGGGAGACGGTACAGAGTGAGTCCGAATCCTGTCTTGGACGTTCCTGTCCTTGGTTCCGCAAATGTTTCTATCACCGGGCCAAACATGAAGCCGGGCTGTCCGATATCGTGATTACGAATCATTCGAAATTGTTTACAGATGTCAAAGCAGCACATCAGCTGCTGCCAGCCTACGAAAGTCTTGTCATCGATGAAGCACATCATCTGGAGGATGTAGCCGGTAAACATCTTGGTCTTCATATGAAATATTTCACGTTGGTTCATACACTGACCCGATTGTTTAAAGATAGCCGTAATGGCCAACTGCCTATGCTTCGTTCTCAATTGTCGGGTCATGAAAATTCGGTACAGTGGGGCTCCATGATTGATCAGATGTTCCCGCTTGCCGTCGAAGTCAAAGAGATGTGGGATCGACTAAGCGATACCTTGTTTGGCCTGCTGCCTGAACGCAGCGATGCTTCTCCTGGCGAGACTGGACAATTCTCTCTTCGACTGAAGCCTTCGCAAAAACCAGCCAAATGGCAGGAATTGCAGGATGCTGAGAACCAAATCTATGTCACTCTAGGGGATTTGATTCGTAAAGGCGACAAGCTGCTGCTTGAAGTAAAAGAAGATCAGGATGATTATCAGTCCGATAGTCTGATTACGGATATCTCAGGGCTGCTAAAGGATTTGGCGACGATCAAAGATAATCTGCGTTTCTTCATGCGCATGGATGATGCCAATACCGTGTACTGGATGGAGGCCAGCGGCCAGTTCCGCAGTAAATCACTGCAACTCTATGCTGTTCCTGTCGATGTCAGTGCACAATTGAAGGATATGTTCTTTGATAAAAAGAAAAGCGTTGTGCTCACATCGGCTACGCTCTCCGTTGACAAGTCATTTCAATTCATGATCGAACAGCTGGGCTTGCAGGAAGCTGCCGAGAATAACCGTCTGTTAACGTCCATGTTGCCGTCACCGTTCAATTATCGCGAACAGGCTCTGCTCGTCATTCCGCGTGATTTCCCAAGTGTGAAGGGCAGTGTAGGCGATGCTCACTTTGTGGATATGCTCGTGCACTCTCTCGCGGAAACGGCTATCGCGACTCGTGGACGCATGATGGTGTTGTTCACCTCCTACCGTATGCTGCGTCAGGTCTATGACCCGCTCAAGGAGGCCTTGTCAGGCAATGATATCTCTTTGCTGGGCCAAGGGGTGGACAGCGGAAGCCGTTCCAAGCTTACACGCCGTTTCCAGGATGCAAAAGCGACGGTTCTTCTTGGCACAAGCAGCTTCTGGGAAGGGGTGGACATACCCGGAGAGGCTCTGACCTGTCTTGCGATTGTCAGATTGCCATTCCAGCCACCGAATCATCCATTAGTCGAAGCGAAGAGCGAGCTTTTGCAACAGCAGAAGAAAAACCCGTTCATGAAGCTGTCCGTGCCCCAGGCGGTCATCCGTTTCAAGCAGGGATTTGGCAGACTGGTTCGTACTGGCAAAGACAGAGGCATTGTGATTGTATACGATACACGCGTCATTGAAGCGTATTATGGAAAGTACTTTTTATATTCATTACCTGGTCCCAAAATGGAGCACATGCTCACTGAGCAGATGGTTCCACGCATTTCGGAATGGCTCGAGAGACCAGCCGATGAACAGCAATAA
- a CDS encoding redox-sensing transcriptional repressor Rex, protein MKSDKISEAVVRRLPVYLRYLNELHQREVNTVSSQELGLRLDLNPAQIRKDLAYFGDFGRKGIGYDVSYLIEKIRHILKIDQQINVALVGAGNLGHALSNYNAYLKDNMKIVAVFDAYGPKIGSQINSLTVQPMNELTDAVKKDNIRIGIITVPDTEAQNVADQLIESGIEAILNFAPTILKTPPHIRIHHADFTTDLLSLAYYLENGKDDEEDDDK, encoded by the coding sequence ATGAAATCAGATAAAATTTCGGAAGCCGTGGTGCGTAGATTGCCTGTTTACTTGCGTTATTTGAATGAACTGCATCAGCGCGAAGTCAATACGGTTTCTTCACAAGAACTTGGACTGAGGCTGGATTTGAATCCTGCCCAAATTCGTAAAGACTTGGCTTACTTCGGTGACTTTGGTCGTAAAGGGATCGGGTATGACGTTTCATATCTCATCGAGAAAATCCGCCATATTTTAAAAATAGACCAGCAGATCAATGTGGCTCTTGTCGGAGCAGGTAATTTGGGACATGCTTTGTCCAACTATAATGCCTATCTCAAAGACAACATGAAAATAGTCGCTGTATTTGATGCCTACGGTCCGAAGATTGGGAGTCAAATCAACAGTCTGACGGTGCAGCCGATGAATGAATTAACAGATGCGGTCAAAAAGGATAATATTCGGATAGGCATTATCACGGTTCCGGATACGGAGGCCCAAAATGTCGCGGATCAGTTAATTGAGTCAGGAATTGAGGCAATTCTTAATTTTGCGCCAACCATCCTGAAGACCCCGCCGCATATTCGCATTCACCATGCCGATTTTACGACAGATCTGCTTAGTCTTGCTTATTATTTGGAAAATGGAAAGGACGACGAGGAAGATGACGACAAATAG